One segment of Candidatus Aenigmatarchaeota archaeon DNA contains the following:
- a CDS encoding ATP-binding protein, with protein sequence MEEQNPWWSGNKDYTYEEWNNYRIKWIPEAINQINFEPFSLNFIFGPRQVGKTTAIKICIHDLLKKMDPKSIFYYSCDELIDYKELGEVLDNYISAREQWKIKKSVIFLDEITFVEDWWRVVKYKIDQGIFKNDVLVITGSASIELMKQREYFPGRRGKGRDIRFLPMCFSEYVRKFGNIEIKTSSINDIEEVRKVMKTNQIYSEKINKLFLQYLKTGGFPIPIKDFYEFGTVSVNSKKIYLDWLRNDWNKIGKNDKFMKEVISYILKTRLSPISWLGISKETSMNSPHTVQSYIESLEELFVLKVLDLISPDSKVLYKKNKKIHVTDPFLYHVFSYYTNQKIMEETIVESVLASHLSRISETFFWRNASEVDVISLINDEQVGFEVKWGFRSWRKPKHIKNYFLLTKENLAIFLASVDWNEIY encoded by the coding sequence ATGGAAGAGCAAAACCCATGGTGGTCTGGAAACAAAGATTACACATACGAAGAATGGAATAATTATAGAATTAAATGGATACCCGAAGCTATAAATCAAATCAATTTTGAGCCCTTTTCACTTAATTTTATTTTTGGCCCAAGACAAGTGGGAAAAACAACAGCGATCAAAATATGTATTCATGATTTACTTAAAAAAATGGACCCAAAATCCATTTTCTATTATTCTTGTGACGAATTAATTGATTACAAAGAGTTAGGAGAAGTATTAGATAATTATATTTCAGCTAGAGAGCAATGGAAAATAAAAAAATCCGTTATTTTTCTTGATGAAATAACTTTTGTGGAAGATTGGTGGAGGGTCGTGAAATACAAAATAGATCAGGGTATTTTTAAGAACGATGTTTTAGTTATAACAGGTTCAGCAAGCATAGAATTGATGAAACAAAGGGAATATTTTCCGGGGAGAAGAGGTAAAGGAAGGGATATAAGATTTCTTCCAATGTGTTTCAGTGAATACGTGAGGAAATTTGGAAATATTGAAATAAAAACATCTTCTATCAATGACATTGAGGAGGTTAGAAAAGTCATGAAAACAAATCAAATATATTCTGAAAAAATCAACAAACTTTTTTTACAATATTTAAAGACAGGTGGGTTTCCAATACCAATAAAAGACTTTTATGAATTTGGAACTGTATCAGTTAACTCAAAAAAAATCTATCTTGATTGGCTTCGAAATGATTGGAACAAGATAGGAAAAAATGACAAATTTATGAAGGAAGTAATATCTTATATCCTGAAAACCAGATTATCGCCCATTAGTTGGTTGGGTATATCCAAAGAAACTTCAATGAATTCCCCCCATACAGTACAATCATATATAGAATCTTTGGAAGAGTTGTTTGTCTTAAAGGTTTTAGATTTGATATCCCCTGATTCAAAAGTATTATACAAAAAAAACAAAAAGATTCACGTTACCGATCCATTTCTTTATCATGTATTTTCCTATTACACCAACCAAAAGATTATGGAAGAAACTATTGTAGAATCAGTATTAGCTTCACATCTTTCTAGAATTTCTGAAACCTTTTTTTGGAGAAATGCTTCTGAGGTTGATGTTATTTCATTAATAAATGATGAACAGGTCGGTTTTGAGGTCAAGTGGGGATTTAGGTCATGGAGGAAACCCAAACATATCAAAAATTACTTCCTTTTGACAAAAGAAAATTTAGCTATCTTCCTAGCTTCTGTTGACTGGAATGAAATTTATTAA
- a CDS encoding cytidylate kinase family protein produces MVVIAISGRPGAGSSSVAKALANELNLGYFSPGEKFFKPSGKNGTTESLNTWKGEGKDKKFHLKIDEYQKELAKKGDIVICGKLSIWILRDIADLKVWLDCDFEERVRRSSIRDMIPIEEAKKKLKERENIEEKEWKKMYGFNRNIQKKMADMVIDTTNLTIQEVVERIKERLNYE; encoded by the coding sequence ATGGTTGTCATAGCAATATCAGGAAGACCTGGGGCAGGAAGCTCGAGTGTTGCAAAAGCTCTTGCGAATGAACTTAATTTGGGTTATTTTTCCCCAGGAGAAAAATTTTTCAAACCTTCAGGTAAGAATGGAACAACTGAGTCTTTAAATACATGGAAAGGTGAGGGGAAGGATAAAAAATTCCATTTAAAGATAGACGAATATCAGAAGGAATTAGCCAAAAAAGGAGATATTGTGATTTGTGGTAAACTTTCAATATGGATACTTAGGGATATAGCAGACCTGAAGGTTTGGTTGGATTGTGATTTTGAGGAAAGGGTTAGGAGAAGTTCAATAAGGGATATGATACCAATTGAAGAAGCTAAGAAAAAACTTAAAGAAAGGGAGAATATAGAAGAAAAGGAGTGGAAAAAGATGTATGGTTTCAATAGAAATATTCAAAAAAAGATGGCCGATATGGTTATTGATACAACTAATTTGACAATACAAGAAGTAGTTGAAAGAATAAAAGAAAGATTGAATTATGAGTAA
- a CDS encoding THUMP domain-containing protein — translation MGWKFVIVRYSEIFLKSDFVRNQLTKRLSLNIKNGIKREGINAKVKRLRDVILIETNETKKTTKLLRHIFGIVSFSPAIKIQLDEIEDFFKKNSEKLINGKFAVRVSRKGKHEFTSNELAAKIGEIISNTIKAKVNLKKPDTEIFLDVRDQEVYIYKQKIKGPGGIPIPSQGKINCYIDSREDLIACWLMMKRGCRPIVFFRDYPTDVLDKWSYGIKIERIKVNGIQDTPEGPIVVGINLEKDGFTKLKEAGSRFITPVISFTREEMDKIWERIKT, via the coding sequence TTGGGTTGGAAATTTGTGATAGTAAGATATTCGGAGATTTTTTTGAAATCAGATTTTGTTAGAAATCAGTTGACAAAAAGGCTTTCACTGAATATAAAAAATGGAATTAAGAGAGAGGGGATAAATGCAAAAGTTAAGAGACTTAGGGATGTTATTTTAATTGAGACAAACGAGACAAAAAAGACCACAAAACTCCTGAGACATATATTTGGTATAGTTTCATTTTCTCCGGCAATAAAGATACAATTAGATGAAATCGAGGATTTCTTTAAAAAAAATTCTGAAAAATTAATCAACGGGAAGTTTGCGGTAAGGGTTTCAAGGAAAGGTAAACATGAATTCACTTCAAATGAGTTGGCTGCTAAGATAGGAGAAATAATCTCAAATACTATAAAGGCAAAAGTTAACCTCAAAAAACCAGACACCGAGATATTTTTGGATGTAAGAGATCAGGAGGTTTATATTTATAAACAAAAAATAAAAGGTCCTGGAGGTATACCAATTCCTTCACAGGGAAAAATAAACTGTTATATAGATTCTAGAGAAGACTTGATTGCATGTTGGCTGATGATGAAAAGGGGCTGCAGACCTATAGTTTTTTTCAGGGATTATCCAACTGATGTTCTTGATAAATGGAGTTATGGTATAAAAATAGAGAGAATAAAAGTAAACGGAATTCAGGATACTCCTGAAGGACCAATAGTTGTTGGAATAAACCTCGAAAAGGATGGTTTTACCAAATTGAAGGAAGCTGGTAGCAGATTTATCACACCTGTAATATCTTTCACCAGAGAAGAAATGGATAAAATCTGGGAAAGAATAAAAACATAA